A stretch of Pogona vitticeps strain Pit_001003342236 chromosome 5, PviZW2.1, whole genome shotgun sequence DNA encodes these proteins:
- the CD9 gene encoding CD9 antigen produces MPVKGGTKCIKYLLFGFNFVFWLAGTAVLAIGLWLRFDSQTKDIFEQDTNSKTFFIGVYILIGAGALIMIVGFLGCCGAIQESQCMLSLFFIFLLLIFALEVAAGIWGFANKTKVAEEVKNFYDSVYNKRNEATARETLTVLQKALNCCGKGGALEATFEKTCPEQDSLQDTITLPPCHSAIDDFFAKKLNVIGGVGIAIGIIMIFGMIFSMILCCAIRRSREMV; encoded by the exons cTTGCCGGAACAGCTGTTCTCGCAATTGGGCTATGGCTTCGGTTTGATTCACAAACAAAAGATATTTTTGAACAAGATACCAATTCCAAAACATTCTTTATTG GTGTTTACATTCTAATTGGAGCTGGTGCACTCATTATGATTGTTGGTTTCTTGGGGTGTTGTGGAGCGATACAAGAGTCCCAGTGCATGCTTAGTTTG ttttttattttccttctcttgatTTTTGCCCTTGAAGTAGCTGCTGGCATCTGGGGAtttgcaaacaagacaaag GTTGCTGAAGAAGTTAAGAATTTTTATGATTCAGTATATAATAAGAGAAATGAGGCTACTGCCAGAGAAACTCTGACAGTCCTTCAGAAAGCA TTAAACTGCTGTGGCAAAGGTGGAGCCCTAGAGGCGACATTTGAAAAGACCTGTCCTGAACAGGACAGTCTCCAGGATACTATTACATTACCG ccatGCCATTCAGCCATTGATGATTTCTTCGCCAAAAAGCTGAACGTGATTGGAGGAGTTGGCATTGCTATTGGTATAATTATG ATATTTGGCATGATTTTCAGTATGATCCTTTGCTGTGCTATTCGCAGAAGCCGAGAAATGGTCTAA